The Lynx canadensis isolate LIC74 chromosome D1, mLynCan4.pri.v2, whole genome shotgun sequence genome has a segment encoding these proteins:
- the LOC115524794 gene encoding LOW QUALITY PROTEIN: RNA polymerase II subunit A C-terminal domain phosphatase SSU72-like (The sequence of the model RefSeq protein was modified relative to this genomic sequence to represent the inferred CDS: inserted 2 bases in 1 codon; substituted 1 base at 1 genomic stop codon), producing MPPSALGVAVVCMINMNRSMQAHSILQKKGFSVCSFGARSPVRLPGPTRCRPHPMRCDFSTRYVHMCDDLSRKDLECYRGNGILHILERKERIKPHPERFQECSDSFEVIFTCEERVYDQVVQELCAREQVTFRAVHVVDMDIEDTLEEATFRAFLICELCQSFQQADDMEDXVDQLLXAAEEKTGKSILHTVCFY from the exons ATGCCCCCGTCAGCTCTCGGGGTGGCTGTGGTGTGCATGATCAACATGAACAGGAGCATGCAAGCCCACAGTATCCTCCAGAAGAAAGGGTTCAGCGTGTGCTCTTTTGGAGCCAGATCTCCGGTGAGGCTCCCGGGACCCACACGCTGTCGTCCACATCCCATGAGGTGCGATTTCTCCACGAGGTACGTGCACATGTGTGACGACCTCTCCAGGAAAGACCTGGAATGCTACCGCGGCAACGGAATCCTGCACAtcttggagaggaaggagagaatcaaGCCTCACCCAGAAAGGTTTCAGGAGTGCAGCGACTCCTTTGAAGTCATTTTCACCTGCGAGGAGAGGGTATACGACCAAGTGGTGCAAGAGCTGTGTGCCAGGGAGCAGGTGACCTTCCGGGCTGTGCACGTGGTGGACATGGACATCGAGGACACCTTGGAGGAGGCCACCTTCCGGGCGTTCCTCATCTGTGAGCTGTGCCAGAGCTTCCAGCAGGCAGACGACATGGAAGA AGTGGATCAGCTGCTGTAGGcagcagaggagaaaacaggaaagagcaTTCTTCACACGGTCTGCTTTTACTGA